In Acanthochromis polyacanthus isolate Apoly-LR-REF ecotype Palm Island chromosome 9, KAUST_Apoly_ChrSc, whole genome shotgun sequence, the DNA window ATGCATAACCACAGCAGTAACCATTGCCGACATCTTTTTTTTGAGACACACAAGCTGCTGATTTCTTGTCCGTCACACCTTTCTGTTAAATATGTGAATTGCATATGACTGCACAGAGAGATCTGATTTTAATGATCAGTATCTGGACCGGTCGAGACattttttgactgattggtaTCCGCTTTATTGAGCATGAACCTAAGTCTGATCCTCTGTTTATGTCCTGAGGGCACAATTTGTTGCAAGATGGTGTTAAAATGTctgcactgtgaaaatattttaaattgggAAATGAAAGCAATCCGGTAGCCGCTTGTAGTATCTGCAATGTGAGCATTTTGCACAGCGGTAGTAACGGAGTTGTTTTACTCTACCAGTTTTATGCGGCACCTAAAAGCTAAACACTGGATGGACCACAGTGAGTTTGCTCACgtttagaaggaaagaaaaagtgcCTTGATATAGTGAAAAGGCCAAAAGTATTGTGGAAAGGATAACTGAATTCAGTGTGTTGGATGAGCAGCTCAGGCTTTTGAAAGTCTTGTACGGGAAGCCAAAAAGGCCATAATTCATTTGCTTGCACAAGATGGTTTGCATGCAACTCAAGTTAATATGATGCAATTTATGCAGCACCTAAACTTCAACAAGGTTTGTGACCACCTACTAAGGTCTTTAATCAGATGTGACTGCTATTGAAGAGGAATTGAATTTTGTGTTGCACATTTTTTGCATACTAGATTTACTAGAATGCAGCACTCAGtgaagttgttgttttgctttgttgtttgtgtgaatgtttaAATTATTCTATTCCACCACTTCAAGGTTTAAttttaaactgtaattaaaCTATAATGGAGCACTAAATGAACTAATTATTCCGTCAAACAACGCAGCGGagctatgtgacgatcggcgtaggtttttccttctgttcatctgtctgttagcaacattattcaaaaacggcataacagatttggatgaaattttcagggaaggtcagaaatgatacaaggaccaattgattggattttggcaatgatgcagcttacagtctggatccacagatttgttaaagttttctgtattgcgagatagtggcacagcgacactgtaactatgacaatacGTAAATACTTCATCAGCTACCCACTGATGATCACATTATtgcgatcctacaacaaatccaccactgcagacttattgggacttatctgttggaaatcatacaacgaaagagcagccttggcggtgtactgcgctctctgagtgcttttcttgtttagtatatttacttgtttatttatttccaatTGCTGAGAGCAGCAAGTGGAATTgagataaattattttaatttctaacATAAAAATGCCATTAAGGACTAGACTGGATGCAGAAATGTATTAATGCACTGAAGCACTTTTCAGTTGTTGAACATAACTTTTAAAATTGTACGCCCCCTAATGTTGGTGCTGTGTAATATATCATGTTTCAACACTACAAAGTGCAGTGTTTGCTTTAATTCAGTCGGAGTGATCAGCCACAGCTGGAGGAAATTGTAATACAAGGAACATTCATTATCGGACCATATTGCTCACCACCTGCTTcataataaatttaaaaaaatacaagctATAGTGCACATGTCCATGAAAGCATCCACACTGCAGCACCACTGATTCTTtccaagaaacaaaactgaaactaaattaaaacattATAGTTCCCCACAGGAAACATAAAAGCGTGTTCCTCCAGTGATCATGAAGAAATCTCGACTGTGCTCCGTATTTGACTGCAGCGCACATAAAGAGATGAAAGGCACATCTGTAGTACCTTGAGAAGCATCATTAGTTGCTCCAGCTGCACCATGAGTTCCCTGCGACTCTCCTGCAGAGTAGACATTCTTTGTTCAAGCTCATCTTTGCGTTGCCTAACAGAAGAAACAAGATGTGATAAAACCAGGCAGACACGtcaataggaaaaaaaaaaaagagaaacaaaacacatcacAGGCATCTTAAGACTCCACCGCACATTTATTTAGCAAATTAAGCAAAACTGTCTGCCATAAATCTGTTCTATGAAGTGAGTCAAAAGGTGGCAAAGTTACCTGAGAAGTCGGAGCTCAGCGAGCAGGGTGGGGTTCTGCTGACCTCTGTCAGGAGGCGGCTGGGATGCTTCTTCATGCTGAAGGCGCAGCCGCTGGATTTCCTGCAGGATTTCTCTATAATGAGGTGTGAGGCATATACAAGTCACATTAAACTGTAttcctctcattttttttgcacatgaaCATCAATAAACCTAAAACAATGAGGATCTGTATATTCTGCTCCTCCCAGACAAATATGTGACTGTTTAAGTTCAACATAAACCTACATCAATTGACTTCTTTGGCCACTTGGGGGCAGCAGAAACAAGCTGTTATCACCTCAGTTATTCACAGTGTCCAGCAGATACAGAGCAGCAGTACTTTGTGTGGCTTTCTTTCAACAATTTTCTGTCTACCCAGTCTTTTGAAGCTCTAAATTCTCCATTATGTTCACCAGCCACTTACTTGTATTTTGGTGAACAGGTAGCCTACAGTGGGCTAtaatttttaaatatctttttgcCAAACCAGCACGTGTCTGCTCCAGCCAAAACAGTGCTTTGTAAGTGGTGAGCGCAGaccaaaacagaaatgtttcagaCTGAAAAGCCACACAGTGAGCAGAAAGATGACATGTGGAAGCTTTTTGTCTTGTCGCCGCAGAAAGAGCGCATTAGTTACTAAATTACACTGATCCGTTCTATTCAAGCGTCCCAGGAAGCCATGACAGTGAGCCAGAATTCACAATTGCAAGACCATGAAAGAGAAGTAGCTCCAATGAGTTCAGTCAGCTTTTCCTACTGTGACACGCCAAAATATGCCTGTCAAAACCTTTAAAGGGGTCCAGGGAGATGGATCCATTGTTCATATAAAAACATTGATCATAGCTGCTTTAAAACCTACTACCTCACTCTCAATTTAACTTTCGCCTGTTTTCACTACTTACTATTTATTGTcctcattttgacatttaaattttatGTGACTTCATTcataactttgaaactgatTTCATcttatttcagatttatttttatatgcaATTTTAAAGCACCTGGGATTTGCCACTGTGCATAAATATAGTCAGATATTTGCATTAAAATTGTACATTTTAGTAGAATAAATCCCAACTTGTTGATGATCATAATAAAAATGATCACTGTGTATATGTTGCATGTAATTCacactgcttttttaaaatcccgaccgttctgtttacatttatcTAACTTTATATTGTTATCTACAACTTATTCTATTAATATACTGTACTTGGTGGGGTTGTATCATTCTATTCACACTGTTCATTCTGTTTATACTGTAGAACACTGTATGTACTAATGGCACATAAAAGGCACATTTACTGCTCCTTCTACATTTCATTGTCTTCAAAAAAGTTGAATCTGATCTAATCTTtgaggtttgttttttgttcagatCAAGAGTCCCTTCATTCTAAAGGTGTATTTCTTGTTATAAAGTTGACAAAAGAAGTGAAACATCAACAGAACAGAACTGAACAGTAGCACCAAAGCAGTCATCCCTAACCTGTTTTTGCTCTCGAGCTCGGCAATGAGCtgtctctgctgtttgttgGCATCCAGAGAACAGGGGAGGTCTGTGGGGACCCTCTGCTGCTGAGCCTGTTGGTGAAACCGAGCAGGAGACATCACATGAACCGACTATACCTCCAGATGATGTCATCCACCGCTTTATCTCGTATCTCAAGAGGGAACAAAGCAGTTAAGTCACCAGCCATCCATCAAGTTCCGGTCAGAGCGTGAACAGACACGCAAGTCTGGTTAGAAATGATCACCACCTTGGCAATAAAAAGGACTGAAACCTCATGAAGTGGAGTAGCAGCATACGTTAAATCCTTTTCTCATCAAGGACAGATTTCTGGCACTGGACAGCTATGAAAGATGCCATGATGTTGTGTGCAATAAATGtcttacatatatatatatatatctctcACCGCAGCATCAGCAGCCAGTCTAGCAGCATAGCGGGCGATGAGGCTGTGCTCTTCATCTTGATGGTTACTGCTCTCCAGCAAACTGATCAAGAGGAAAATCGAGATGGGAGTCACAACATGACACAATTAATAATGCACAGCTATGCAGATACCAAACACGCATAAGAAATCTATGCAAAGAAAGCAaaggaagttttatttttttcgaGAGTCAGAGTAGTTATTTGGCAGAGCCTGCGTAACCATGCTAATCTATtcatataaaaaacacaaaaagcataaATGAAGTTGGGTTATTGTGTAAAAGTGGAGGTGAAGCCATCAATCGCTTTGTATTTAAAAGCCAATCTGATCACCAAAGCAGTAGAAAATATGGTTTTGCACTTGTACGCACACATACTGTAACTGCATTCATACAGGAAGATATGAGGTGGCTGCTAATATAATACAATACTATAGGTGGCATTCGACCgccattaaaaatacacacacacaccgtcaaAATTTAGTCCACAAAGCTATAAAGCTCAAGTAATAATGTTTCAAAGCGGAGAGAACATGTCATATTTCTAgtgataaataaaaagaaacacaggtTGCACATCTGTCTGACTTACAGCATCAAACTCATATAAGAGAATACTATGTAAGGAAGTAATTGAAGTATTTTGTGCCATTTAACTAAATCAACTAAGCCTCCTAAAGTATTTGTATACAATTATTTGTCTcctctatttaaaaaaaaaagaagtcaaaacAATACATATACattgcaaaatttaaaaaagaaaaaagtttagtTCAATATTATAGAATCATACATttccgttcaaaagtttggggtcacttagaaatgttgttatttttgaaagaaaagcattttttttaaggaaGATAGCATTTAATTCATCAAAAATCCAGTCTAGTCATTGTtaacgtggtaaatgactatttcagctggaaacggctgatttttaatggaatatctacataggggtacagaggaacatttccagcaaccatcactcctgtgttctaatgctaatggggttgaaaggctaattgatgattagaaaacccttgtgcaattatgttagcacatgaatgaaaagtgagagttttcatggaaaacttaCACGATATGAAATggtctggatgaccccagacttttgaacagtagtgtatgtgcaGTTCTGAGGTCTTTCGAGGactcaaaaaaaatctttccccTCAGAATCAAATCTAATCTAGCCTACACTGTTCACTTGGCAGAAACAAACTCTAATTCCCATTTTGGACACAAATCAGTCAGAAACACTAATTGCTGCTGAATAGCAACAATGCACTGAGAAAAGTGTCAAAGGCCGAGGAGAACCGTCTGTACAACTGTCTGACAGCATGCAGCGTTAGGACTGGAACACATTCACAGTTAGACTGGGTTAGGGGGAAAAGGCCATGAGGCGGCGGTTCAGCAGAGCACACAGTTTCCACCGACGTCCGGCAAacatagcagcagcagcacaccaaCTAACCATGTTTTAGGGTTGTTTTGGAGCATATTCACATAGAGGCCAATGAGAACATGTTCGTCGGCAAGTCTATCAGCAACATCGAGGTTGTAGTTCAACCTGGAACAGTGGATGGTTTCACAAAACATAGAACGTTACACAGGTGACAACAGAGGGGAAGGAGAgtgagggagaagaggaggggacGTAACaaaggaggagagggggagaacGGCTGAAAAGCAGCCATTCATGGGTGACTAGAGAAAAACAAGGCCATATTATGTTTGGGAGAGACACCACTGATGAAGGCTAGGAGCACGATTGAGGACATGCctagcaaaaaaaatgcatttatacaTCAGCTACATAATGTTTACATTCTACAGTCATCAATCACTCAGTGCTCtattataaaaatgactgaGGGAACATTATTTATAGGTTAAACAATCTGCCCTCTAGATATGCCAAGCATGCACAGTCCCTTTTGATGTAGCTCCTACATTTGTAGAAGCTTCCACCTGTATCACAAACCCCTATAGTGTAGCAACCATGCTGACTATCATTATGGAGAACCACAACATACGTGGAGGAGAGTCAGTGCATtcaatatagaaaaaaatgagtctTGACAGCCCTGTaagcaaatattttcaataCTATGCTCTTTGTGCCAGTATAGTCAGCCAGAACTCCATACTTCTAATAGCTGCTATATGTGCTAGCAATGTTTAGCCGAGCTGGTTTGATTGAAATACAGAAGATTTCTGCAAAAGCAAAACGTTTGCAGAAAATTAGCATGAAACTGAGGATGAATTTTAGCAAAGACTGTAGTTTGTCAAACAATGTTGTCACAAATTTTCCGGTGTTGGTCACTAGTGACGAAGTTCAAGCAACATTACTGCAAAAAGGAGAAGTTTGACACCACTGGCAAACATGTTCCTTTGGGACTCTGCAAGGAAAATGACTGGAGTAATCAGACTGTATATCCTGACCGTACATAGTCCATTGTGAGGGAACAAGGAGAGAGATATTGGCGTGACATACAACAAGTCAGCTTCCTGGTCTGAATAAAACTGGAAATTGGGGAGATGTACGTAAATGTTTTCCCCTAGTGGTCACTTACagtactgcaaaaaaaaaatcctctgcaACCCAAAAAGCACATCTTACAAGTGTAAAAATATTGACAGGATGGCCTCCCAAAATGTACAAAGATAATTTTTTATGGAGTTTCTATGCTGGTGAAATTTTCATAAAGCATAGAAGAAATATAAAATCTACGGGTCAAATGGGGAAGGCATGGAAAAGACAAGCAGGGGAAAAAGTAATGCGCAAACCATGCAGGTTAAAATCTTTTTTGCCTCCCATGTGAGCAGTTTCCATTGAAGAGAGATCTCCTTCATATATCCACGGTTATGTGGCATGCACTATAACTATTCAGCTACCAAACTAGGAACAATCTACAAGCTTTTGAAGCAGCATTAATGCACAGAGTATTTTTCTACATGTAAGTAGCTTCATTGCAATTCGGTGCTGAGCAGCATCTAGCTGGTTTATTGGCGCTTTGTTAATGACATtcatctggctggctggctggctggctgtgggaaatttttaaaaatggactcAAGGATGTTAAAACCCTCTGTGGGTTTTAACATCCATGTGGGTCATTTATGGATTTGATTGAGGTGCAACACTAAATCTACTGGAGTGGCCCTTTAACAGTCCACATTACTAAAAGTCAAAGCTTCAGTCCTGAGTTTAGGAATGATAATCAGATATTCTCTTCAGTGTCTCCAAAAGCTACCCTGTTAGCTTTCAAAGGACACATCTCCTGGAAGCTTCTCAGCCTGCACAAACAGCAACTGCAATGTCAAATATTCTGACACGCTTATCAAGAATAACCTAAGGAACGCCACTCATCACTTCTGTATGTTTTCTATACGCCTGAGTTATGAAAGGgagtagtgttccctaaagaaATGCATTCCTCTCTCAAGTGCAGGTGCAGAAGAGCTCAGATGCTTTTCactcaaaaaaaatcaatagttTAATCTTTGACAGTAACAGCAACGGAAAAAGGAAGTTAATCCCACTTCAtctaaatatatacatacatcATGAACCACAACGCTGAGAATTTATATAATTTAACTGCTGGAGCTCCAACACAGAGAGGACTGATGGTAACATTTAATGCAGCTCCTATTAGAATCTGGCAGTTAGTGTTTCCCATTTCTGTGTGTatgaaaacattgtaaaagacaCTCTAAACTAATGGCCAATGATCTTCATGATGCATGCTTCATCTAGCGTCTTCGAAAAAGCCCCATGAGGATAAAAATGTAAACCCGTCTACAGGAAAACCGGTTTGCTAATAGTTTCCTCAAGACGATAAGCACTCTAGTTTATGATATGATTATTATCTATATGAGTTCACACATGCATTTGCACTAGAAAGGCGTTCTCATATGCACACCTGTGACACTTAccctctccctttcaacagatGTGGAGCAGCCCCAGTCAGGGGCTTTCTGTGCTCAACATCATTATTCTTGCTGTAAGGCAAGCCATTTACATTCAgctcaagaaaaacacaaaaaaagcggTGATACACAAATGTTTGCACGCACACGCTTGCACACTTGGGGAAAATAAAGGCAAGAAAATAAAGACAGTGTGGGTCACAGAGTCCACAGGGCGCGAGGCCTTCAGGGAACATGGCAGACTGAAAAGATCTGTTGTATAATCCAGGGCAGCCATTGTTAGCGCTGCTGTACTCACTTTTTGGTGGAGTAAGGGTTCCCTGATGTAGGCATGGAGTGGGAGAGTGAGTAGTCATTGGTGATATTCACTGGTCTTGGTGGCCtggacaggaaagaaaaaaatatctgttatCTAAACTAACAgggcagctgtttttttctgataatAAAGGCAGCAAATGCCTGTGCATATTTCTATTAtatttcattctttcagtctTGTGGATTTCCTTCGACTGTACGTTCTTTGACTTTCCACTGACAGATAAAACATATCAAAAAGCATGACATTTGTTATGTATCATGTATGAAAACATGcaagaatgaatgaaatgaatcagTGAATTGACAAACACAACAGGTGTTCAGAAAGAAGTTAAAAACAGTAACTGTAAGTGTGGGACTTCactaaaatacaatacaaaaggTTCAGATCTACAGTtacaaaaatgtgttaaataatTAAAGCAAACTCACCACGTGTCTCTATTTTGTGGAAAGTAAAGAACAAGGAAAGGAACAAATACTTTGTTACAATCAGCCAAGCAGTATAAGACGAGACTAAACAACATGTCAAGGTTCAAGGCAGTCAGTTAAATCACTAAAATGTTCACCAGTAAGGCAGAATGCCTAAATGACAAATGGGCAAGCAGATATTAATTTATAGTACATATATGAGTAGAGAAACATACACTATCATttagaagtttggggtcacccagataatttcatgttttccatgaaaactcacacttttattcatgcactaacatatttgcacaagggtttcctaatcatcaattagcctttcagcaccattaactaacacaatgtagcattagaacacaggagtgatggtttctgggaatgttcctctgtacccctatggagatattccattaaaaatcagccgtttccaactagaatagtcatttactgcTTTAAGAATGTCTACACTGCATGTCttattgatttaatgttatctgcattgaaaaaaaatgcattaactcaaaaataaggacatttcaataTGAGGGGAGACGGATAACTAACAAGAAATTgcagaaacaaaatgtaaaacacatgtCTGAGATTATGTTTATTTGTACAACAAAAAGTATTATAAACGTATAATTCTTTCATACCCAAATATATGGGATTGATGCTCCACATGgtgtttatttaatgtcataaaaatTAATAGATGCATCATTATCTGTCTATTAACTCTAATTTAAACACTGAATATTAAAATCTAGAATCAAACTACCATCCGATCTTCTGTCAAAGAGATGACTCCATTATTCTATACTTTTGGTGGTTTAAGTCTTTGAAAATACTGCGATTATTATTAAAAAACCCTccaaattcacataaaaatttaAGAAAATGCACAGACAAAACCAGCAGTGTATTTTGCCACATCAGAAGTGACTTTATGTTCCATTAGCCTTTAATAGACAACACCAGCGCTCATATAGCGGGCCGAATATTTGTTGCAATATTcataagaaaacacaaaacactgcaaGGCAAGGAAGAAGGTAGCAGCAGTGTTGCAGATTACAATCACTCCCAAGGCTATAATTAAGTCTCATTGATCAGTTGACCCAAGAGATTGACTGGAATCGCTTCAGACATAGAGGCAGCTACAGGATCATTATCAGCTGAGGGATGAAATCAAgcatgtcagaaaataacaCAACCCACCCGCTTAACCGATTCCTCTGTTGCGAAGGGAAAGGAAGACGGCAGATGAACTTACACAATATGAGCGAGGTTGAGAGGTTTCTCTGGCAATTCGGAAAACATGGGGTAAGGAGGCTCTCTGCTGGATGCACAGCTCAGTGACTTACTGAGGGCGTGGGATAACTTCTTAGCGGGGGATTTCTGTGGGGGAAACACACAAGAGAGGTGCAGAATGTGAGGACACTGAATCCACACCACGCGCCGTCAACACGGTAACGCTGTCGCCTGCGTCGTGCATTCAGCATCCTTACGCTGTAGTGAAGCAGAACAAAAATAGCCACGACGACTGGTCCAGTGCAGACACACCTCCTTTAGCccacccctctcctcctcctcctcctcctcctccccctcccctcctctccatccctTACCCATGACGTATACTCCTTCATTTGGTGCTGGTTGCTATGGGAACCGCTGGCATGCCCCCTCCAGAAGCAGTCCTGACAGAGCTGGTAATTATGACATTGCTGGCAGCGGTAGCGGAAGCCCATCATACTCTCAGTATGGCAGTAGGAGCACTCGACCGGGTGAAAGACtgcagggaggagaggaggggccagacacacacacacacacacacacacacacacacacacacacacacacacacacacacacacacacacacacacacacacacacacacacacacacacacacacacacacacacacacacacaaacagatgtgACTGTAAAACCAGATATTTTGCACATTGTAGTGAGCAGAGGATTAATTTCCATTAATTTAAGGGCAGATGTGAGGGGGGATATTGAGTCTGacaacatttcaaacaaacagCGCCACGCTGCATGGAGCcgcatgtgtgtgtacatgtctCAGCGCTTCTTCATATGGTGGTAGCttgtgatgatgatgagtgAATCACCGatacgcacacacatgcacactcagcCCCTATGGGAAATCTTCACTGGAGGTGTCTTCACGGTGCGTGTGTTTGCTTGACTGATTGTGAAGATTATGATGCAAAGCTGAACTTTACATCCTCCCAGCCCTGCTAGCTTTGCCCTTAAATATCCTGTGTGGCGTCCTTACCGTTCTCCACGTTGGCGAGCCGATGCATGAGCGGTAACCACACCAGACACTGAGGGGGCGGGTCTGACATCAACGTATCCAGGAATGTGTTGAGGGAGACCTTTTTCTATTGACGTACGGTGCAGAGGAGAGTGAGATTCACACACAACGTCAATGCTAAAACAATCTCAGGCTCGCTGATATCATGGAGCGCGGTTGATGAAGCCTCACCTGCTGTGTAAAGCATGTTCTTACAGCTTGCTCAGTGTAACCGAAAGAAGGCCCCTCAAAAACCGCCATGGGCAATTTGAGAACCTCCCTCAGAAACTGGTCAAACTGCGAGTACACCATTATTCCAGCGGAATCTGATATATGtgaaaaaatatctggaaaCAATGCGATGGGAGACATTACACAAATTAATCAAACTAATTGTCAGTTGCCACCACAGTCGGCTAATTACAGCATTACACAATACAATTATCCCACTTATTTgggaaaacaaatcaaagtgaaGCAGTTATTCAGATCAGTTGTAACTGTACACCAGCCCTCCTGTTTTCCCTTACAGGCTGCTGTTCCAACAGATTTTTGTATATTATGTAATAAAGCCTAACCTTCACATCATGAATAATGACTTCTCTCAGCCTTGAAGAGGcctgtgctgctgctttgtttaataAACAATGACTAAGCAGACAGATATatagaaaataaagacaataatGAATTTGAATTAGAAATCTCAAAGCAAAACATTATTAATAAACTACAAATTGTAGCTTTGCAAAGACAATTTGCTGATTTATTACAGGTAAAATAGGTGATTctaatttcatttttcactattgAAAGTGAGATGCTGTGTTTCTTACATCTTAATTTATCCAGAATTTTCCCTCCACAGATGGCTGCCAGGGCCAACTTCACAACAAAGACAGATATCTTGCCATGTCCCTCCCTACAAGAGGCAAAAAGAAACATTATTCTCACAGATTCTTTTGAAACAGAGCTGCAAAAACATATGCAGTGCTCCTTGTAGAAGCAGCTTTTGTTTTAGTAAGTGGCATGCACGATTCTACCTTTAAAGGCAAGCTTGCAAAAGAATGACACTCGTCTTAAAGAATGTTTAACTTGGCTTTTACCTTGACCAAAAATATTCACTCTGCACCCGCATGTTGTGGCATTACTAAGGTAAATATTTGGTATTTTCCCTCCACTTGGGCGTCCACTTGTCAGTGACATTTCACACCACATTAGCTCACGTCAAAACCTTTGACATGAAAGTACACAACCAGCCGCCAATTCTCATGTGACGTGTTACTCACGGGTCGTAGGCAGCCAGCAGGAAGTTGAGCAGCAGGCTGATGGACTGCTCCACGTTGATCTGGTGGGTGGTGGGCATGCGCTTGTTCAGCTGGTAAAAGATAGTGGACAGCACCACTTCTAGACGAGCCACTGAGAGCTCAGCGTTGAGGTCCACGGTGTTGAGGCCGTTCTCTCGGAAAGCCTCGATGACGTTCCAAATATCAACCAAATGCACTGAAAGCAGGCAAACAACGCATGAACATTTTGATGTGGGACGGTTATGAGCTACACGATGTAATTAAAAGTACGCGGCAGCATACTCACAATTGCATTTCTTCTGCACAAATCTGAGTTTGCAGGCTGTTCTGTATGTCGACAGTCGTATGGAATCCAAATCTTGCGCCCCTGAGGAAAATATAACCGTTAATTAACTTTGGAAGTGACGATACCAGTTGATAAGAAATCTGGAAGTCTAACTGGAGTGTATGGAGCCTAAAGCGTTtcattttacataaataaatataccaATATGAAATAAGTACTCACATCAATAAATTCAGAGGGGATATATCTAATATTATAAACATGATTttagaaaatgactaaatataTGCATGGGGttcatcttgttttgtttcttattgttaatcatttctattttactccagcagtttttcattttgtcactgATTCAAAGTGGGTGTCATTCACGATGCTTTTCCCCCCAAGTAACTTTTATGTACAATAATGatgccatttttgtcacttaATGCAATACTTCAAAtgtacactgccgttcaaaagtttggggtcacttcgaaaagtccttatttttgaaggaaaagcatctttttttcaatgaagacatacagtctagaccaggggtgcCACACTCATTTTAGATTTTaggggccacattcagtccaatttCAACTCAAGTGGGACAGACCAGTTAAATCACAGCACactaacctataaataactccaagtttttgctttgttttagtgcaaaaaagcatgttctgaaaatgttgacatttaaggaattatctttttacaaaacattatgaacaacctgaaatttcttaagaaaaataaattcagttttaacaaTATTAACCTCAGctgatcatttacacattaaaacttacagatcacagagtatctacaaaaggaacaaaacattaagTCAcgggtatctggaactgaacagcatagtattttactttgtgatcaaactgacaaaagt includes these proteins:
- the dtna gene encoding dystrobrevin alpha isoform X5, whose translation is MVIYERMIEDCGQSGDNMADRRQLFVEMRAQDLDSIRLSTYRTACKLRFVQKKCNLHLVDIWNVIEAFRENGLNTVDLNAELSVARLEVVLSTIFYQLNKRMPTTHQINVEQSISLLLNFLLAAYDPEGHGKISVFVVKLALAAICGGKILDKLRYIFSHISDSAGIMVYSQFDQFLREVLKLPMAVFEGPSFGYTEQAVRTCFTQQKKVSLNTFLDTLMSDPPPQCLVWLPLMHRLANVENVFHPVECSYCHTESMMGFRYRCQQCHNYQLCQDCFWRGHASGSHSNQHQMKEYTSWKSPAKKLSHALSKSLSCASSREPPYPMFSELPEKPLNLAHIVPPRPVNITNDYSLSHSMPTSGNPYSTKNLLESSNHQDEEHSLIARYAARLAADAAAQQQRVPTDLPCSLDANKQQRQLIAELESKNREILQEIQRLRLQHEEASQPPPDRGQQNPTLLAELRLLRQRKDELEQRMSTLQESRRELMVQLEQLMMLLKTQGPGSPRSSPSHTISRPIPTPIHSDSAGTTPTHTPQDSLMGVGGDVQEAFAQGPRRNLRNDLLIAADSITNTMSSLVKELNSEGGSETESTVDSEFGRCDLLASTSSDPFFTYKPRPASTADEESFENDLEQQLEDELKLEELMKHRQETDKTCMVTLQQ
- the dtna gene encoding dystrobrevin alpha isoform X8 gives rise to the protein MVIYERMIEDCGQSGDNMADRRQLFVEMRAQDLDSIRLSTYRTACKLRFVQKKCNLHLVDIWNVIEAFRENGLNTVDLNAELSVARLEVVLSTIFYQLNKRMPTTHQINVEQSISLLLNFLLAAYDPEGHGKISVFVVKLALAAICGGKILDKLRYIFSHISDSAGIMVYSQFDQFLREVLKLPMAVFEGPSFGYTEQAVRTCFTQQKKVSLNTFLDTLMSDPPPQCLVWLPLMHRLANVENVFHPVECSYCHTESMMGFRYRCQQCHNYQLCQDCFWRGHASGSHSNQHQMKEYTSWKSPAKKLSHALSKSLSCASSREPPYPMFSELPEKPLNLAHIVPPRPVNITNDYSLSHSMPTSGNPYSTKKLNYNLDVADRLADEHVLIGLYVNMLQNNPKTCLLESSNHQDEEHSLIARYAARLAADAAAQQQRVPTDLPCSLDANKQQRQLIAELESKNREILQEIQRLRLQHEEASQPPPDRGQQNPTLLAELRLLRQRKDELEQRMSTLQESRRELMVQLEQLMMLLKLEEERKQAVSVKTERQK
- the dtna gene encoding dystrobrevin alpha isoform X6 — protein: MVIYERMIEDCGQSGDNMADRRQLFVEMRAQDLDSIRLSTYRTACKLRFVQKKCNLHLVDIWNVIEAFRENGLNTVDLNAELSVARLEVVLSTIFYQLNKRMPTTHQINVEQSISLLLNFLLAAYDPEGHGKISVFVVKLALAAICGGKILDKLRYIFSHISDSAGIMVYSQFDQFLREVLKLPMAVFEGPSFGYTEQAVRTCFTQQKKVSLNTFLDTLMSDPPPQCLVWLPLMHRLANVENVFHPVECSYCHTESMMGFRYRCQQCHNYQLCQDCFWRGHASGSHSNQHQMKEYTSWKSPAKKLSHALSKSLSCASSREPPYPMFSELPEKPLNLAHIVDTW